In one window of Bos taurus isolate L1 Dominette 01449 registration number 42190680 breed Hereford chromosome 15, ARS-UCD2.0, whole genome shotgun sequence DNA:
- the OR5B12C gene encoding olfactory receptor family 5 subfamily B member 12C codes for MENTTAVTEFLLVGLSDDPQVQILLFITFSLIYLLTLVGNLGMTELILLDSRLHTPMYFFLSQLSLVDFGYSSAVTPKVMAGFLTGDKTISYEACVTQFFFFVAFITVESFLLAAMAYDRYAAVCKPLHYTTAMTTKACARLLVGCYFCGFLNASVHNGNVFRLSFCRANVVNHFFCDAPPLLALSCSDNYVSEMVIFFVVGFNDFFSILVIFISYLFIFITILRMRSSEGRQKAFSTCASHLTAVSIFYGTGIFMYLQPSSSHSMSADKMASVFCAMVIPMLNPLVYSLRNKEVKSAFKTAVGKAKSSIGFVF; via the coding sequence ATGGAAAACACTACAGCGGTGACTGAGTTCCTCCTTGTGGGGTTATCCGATGACCCGCAAGTGCAGATCCTGCTCTTCATCACTTTCTCTCTCATCTACCTCCTCACCCTGGTTGGGAACCTGGGGATGACCGAGCTGATCCTGCTGGACTCTCGTCTCCACACgcccatgtacttctttctcagcCAACTCTCGCTGGTGGACTTTGGTTACTCCTCAGCTGTCACTCCCAAAGTGATGGCTGGATTCCTCACAGGAGACAAAACCATTTCCTACGAGGCTTGTGTCACCCAGTTCTTCTTCTTCGTAGCCTTTATCACCGTAGAAAGTTTCCTCTTGGCCGCAATGGCTTATGACCGCTATGCCGCCGTGTGCAAACCCCTGCACTACACCACGGCCATGACGACCAAAGCGTGCGCACGTCTGCTCGTAGGCTGCTACTTCTGTGGCTTCCTGAATGCCTCCGTCCACAATGGGAACGTTTTCAGGCTCTCCTTCTGTAGGGCCAACGTGGTCAATCACTTCTTTTGTGACGCTCCTCCTCTGCTGGCTCTCTCATGCTCAGACAACTACGTCAGTGAGATGGTTATTTTCTTTGTGGTGGGTTTCAATGACTTCTTTTCTATTCTGGTCATCTTCATCTCCTACCTGTTTATATTTATCACCATTCTGAGGATGCGCTCTTCTGAAGGACGCCAGAAGGCCTTTTccacctgtgcttcccacctcaCTGCTGTCTCCATCTTCTACGGGACAGGCATCTTCATGTACTTACAGCCCAGCTCCAGCCACTCCATGAGCGCAGACAAAATGGCGTCCGTGTTCTGTGCCATGGTCATCCCCATGCTGAATCCACTGGtctacagcctgaggaacaaGGAGGTCAAGAGTGCCTTTAAGACGGCTGTGGGGAAGGCAAAGTCTTCTATAGGATTTGTATTTTAA
- the OR5B148 gene encoding LOW QUALITY PROTEIN: olfactory receptor 5B12 (The sequence of the model RefSeq protein was modified relative to this genomic sequence to represent the inferred CDS: inserted 1 base in 1 codon), with the protein MTPKNSTEVTEFILAGITDDPQLQIPLFLVFTLIYLLTLVGNLGVITLILLDSRLHTPMYIFLSQLSLMDFAYSTAVTPKVMAGFLTGDKVISYHACAAQFFFFAVFLIMETFLLASMAYDHHAAVCQPLHYTNIMTPRVCASMVVGSYVLSFLEASVHTWNIFSLSFCRSRVIDHFFCDAIPLLALSCSDNKRSEIVFFILAGFNIISSVLIILISYLFIFVTILRVRSSEGHQKAFSTCASHLTSVSIFYGTGAFMYLQPGSRHSMSTDKMASVFYAIVIPMLNPLIYSLRNKEVKSXLSQAVWKATSSIKFIS; encoded by the exons ATGACCCCAAAGAACAGTACAGAGGTGACTGAGTTCATTCTCGCCGGGATAACTGATGACCCACAACTGCAGATCCCACTCTTTCTAGTGTTCACACTCATCTACCTCCTCACTCTGGTTGGGAACCTGGGGGTGATCACGCTGATCCTGCTGGACTCTCGTCTCCACACTCCCATGTACATCTTCCTCAGCCAGCTCTCCCTGATGGACTTTGCTTACTCCACAGCTGTCACTCCCAAAGTGATGGCAGGATTCCTCACGGGAGACAAGGTCATTTCCTACCATGCTTGTGCTGCtcagtttttcttctttgctgtctTTCTCATTATGGAAACTTTTCTTTTGGCCTCAATGGCCTATGACCATCATGCAGCGGTGTGTCAACCACTCCATTACACCAACATCATGACACCAAGGGTGTGTGCCTCAATGGTCGTAGGGTCctatgttcttagttttctggagGCCTCTGTGCACACTTGGAACATATTCAGTCTCTCTTTCTGCAGATCCAGGGTGATTGATCACTTTTTCTGTGATGCTATTCCTCTCCTGGCTCTCTCATGCTCAGACAACAAGAGAAGTGagattgtgtttttcattttggcAGGCTTCAATATCATCTCTTCTGTCCTGATCATCTTGATCTCTTACTTGTTTATCTTTGTCACCATTCTGAGGGTGCGCTCATCTGAAGGACATCAGAAGGCCTTTTCCACCTGTGCATCCCACCTCACTTCCGTCTCCATCTTCTATGGGACAGGCGCCTTCATGTACCTACAGCCCGGCTCCCGCCATTCCATGAGCACAGACAAGATGGCGTCTGTGTTCTACGCCATAGTCATCCCCATGCTGAATCCTCTGATCTATAGTCTGCGGAACAAAGAGGTCAAGA GCCTTTCACAGGCTGTGTGGAAAGCAACATCTTCTATAAAATTCATATCTTAA